The stretch of DNA GAGGTGCTGGAAGCTGATGATCTCCTCAATGCTCTGAATGTTATTGGATTTCAGGTCCAGCTTGTGGAGGCTGGCCAGGCTGAATATTGCATGTGGGATCCTGTCCAGCTCACAGTTCTGCAGCTCAAGCTCAGACAGGTTGGCCAGCTTCTTCAGGTTGTTGAGAACCAGCAACTTGGTGCCATCATTCTGAATGACCAACTTGGACAAGTGTGTGGCGAGCTCCATAACGTTTGTGGGGATTTTGGAGAGGTTGCTtttcaggatgagaattttgagatgcCTCAGCTCCTTCAGGGACTCTAGTCCGATGGCCTTGTTGGTTTCAGAGTTGAGATTGCCAGAAAGATGCAGTTCCACCAGGTTTTTCAGCGAGTACACCCACAAGGGGATCTCGCCTATGTCAGTGAACTTGACGTGCAAGATGTGAAGGTGGTCTCTGAGGAAGTTGAAGGCAATTTGATCAACCTTTGCAGGGCAGTGGTAGAGGTACAGCTCCTTGAGAGCCACCATCTGGGAGATCTTGGCTGGCAGCCTGACGTCAGGAATGAGCTCCAGCTTCAGGACCTCCAGATCGCTCATGTCGAAGACAGCTTTGGGAATGCCCGACAACATGAAGAGCTGCAGCTCCAGCTTTCCCTGGACGTTCTTGGACACGTGCTGCCTCAGCTTCTCGTACGTCCACTCGTGGTTGAGGTTCATCTCCAGCAGCTTGCTCTCACAGCCTTCCGACAGGAAGATGGCAAACCGCTTGGAGTAGAGCTGGTCGTATTGGTCCACCATATGTAGCAGGAAGGCAAAGTCATTCTTCACGTCGGGGATGTCACTGAAGTTGCTCTCCTCGCGCACCTTCTCGAAGGAGTATTCCTTCAAAGAGCCCCGGAACAGCCAGAACAAGGTGTAGAGGCACACCAGTCCATAGAGCGCGATGAGAATGATGTAGCTGATGAGCAGTTTGCGCAGCATGTAGGCCATACTGTGAGTGCAGAAGAACACAGAGTAGCCGGTGACGTTTTTGATCTTGGGCTTGCAGATGTGTTCGAACGTGATGGAGTTGACGAAGGTGAAAGTGTAGCTGAGAATGATCATGAATTTTAACGCCTTCACAACCGTCTGGCCAACATAGAACTTGTAGATCAGGTCCCCGTCCTCGGTGTGGGCCCGGAACTTGCGGACCTTCTCAAACAAGGCCTTGGCCTGCTCGCCGTCCTGCTTGCCCAGGATGTTCATGGAGGGCGAGCCGGTGACCGGGGGTTCGAAGGTCACCTCGGGgcaggaggtcagcgaggagcaggtgTCCGAGTTCTCGCTGGGCTCCAGCGTCACCGACTTGAACATCTTGGTGCGGTGCTGGCTGTTCTCCGAGTCCTCGTTGGCCGTCTCGGACACCGCTTTGGTGGTCCAGGGAGACTCGAAGCACTTGCCCAGGATGGAGACAAAGTGCTCGACCTTGGAGGAGGTCTTCGGGAATTTGAACCAGAAGTTGCCGCTGACCATCAGGATAATGGTGTGGACAAGGGCTACGTACGGGAAGTACTTGGAATACCAGGGCAAGGCCTTCTGGTAACACACTTGGCTGATGTAGACATACTGCTGGAAATCCAAGTTCGTCTTGTAGCCTCTTCCTTTGGGCTGCCTGACCGGAGGTGCCGCTCTGGTTTCGATCGAGCCTGGGGGCTTTCTCGGTGTCCCTGAGGAGGTGGGGCCTCCGTGCTTCACACTCTGGGGGCTTGCTGTAGGCGAGTCCGACCCGTGAGGTGGAGCCTCGGTTCCAGGGCTGGAGCTCCTGGCCGTGCGGTTCAGACCCTGCACATGGTCGCAAGGCAAACATACAACCTTATCTTTAGAGATGAGCAGGGTCGCCGACAGGAGAGATACCATCAGCATAATAACCACCAAGTAGTCCATCAGAACGTCCCACCAGGGCTTGAGGAGGCGATGAGTGGGCTGACTATCGGAGAGAGTAGCGAGCTCCGTCAGGGTGATCATATCTGCAACAAAGCAGTGGCAACATTAAGCAGCATGAAAAACTCTTCTGCCCATCACCCGCCCACCCCAACCCGGACACACACCATCACAGTGAGGGAACAGGCCCGGTCCTACAGGgccccggggggggggaagggcccggtcccacagggccccgggggggggggggggggcctggtcccacagggccccgggggaagggcccggtcccacagggccccgggggaagggcccggtcccacagggccccggggggaagggcccggtcccacagggccccggggggaagggcccggtcccacagggccccggggggggggggggggggagggcctggtcccacagggccccgggggaagggcccggtcccacagggccccgggggaagggcccggtcccacagggcccggtcccacagggccccgggggaagggcccggtcccacagggccccgggggaagggcccggtcccacagggccccgggggaagggcccggtcccacagggcccggtcccacagggccccgggggaagggcccggtcccacagggccccgggggaagggcccggtcccacagggccccgggggaaaAACAAATGGGACTGGGCCCTGCCCCCGGTACTAACCACACTTCGAGGGTTAGTGCATGTGGTGTGTGGTCGAAGACTGCCGCCCATTCTAATATCGTCAAAAGCTTTGGTTAATTAATGTTACCATGGATACCGGTTCTTGGGATTAGTATAATGAATAATGAATAATACCTGCCACAAAATAAGCTAGAATTTGTTTTGTGCCTGTTTTCCCAGAAGTGTAAATGTTAACTTGGCCCTTAACTTCAGCAACTAGCTTTCAGAATTAGTCAGATTCCTTGACTTCGATTCTGTTCCGAATCCATCCAATAATCCAAAGTATCGGTGAGACTCAGTCGGGCTGAGTTACCTGCTGGAGCGCCAAGCTgccggaaggttgtgggttaaatctGCGGTGGGTGCTGTAACTCCCGCCCAGGTCCGTGTGCCCGGTCACTATCCCGTACACATGCACATATCTGCGGAAGCAAGGGCCAGAATTAATGTCCTGTATCGAGCTTGCCTGTGACGCCCCTGCAGTCAAATAGCCCGTCGGCACTCAATGACCAGTCTCACACCGGGATGGGTCAGGAGGCAGGCCTGGGCGGAGGAAAGTATTGGGCCAGTGACTGTACTCGGCCCATGCAGTATTGGGCCAAACCTTCCCCCCGACAAGTGCCCTCCCTTGGTGGTCACGGTCTCTGAGCTGGGATCAAGCAACCAAGGATGGCTCGTGATCAGAACCTGGCTCCCCCAGAACAtggacatcggaacaggaggaggccagtcagcccctccagcccgctccaccattcaatccaaTTATCATCTGTATTCCATCTCCATCTCTCCGCCTTGGTTCTGTACCCAACAAAACGCTATCCATCTTAGtcccgaaatttccaattgacccccagcctcaacaactttttttgggggggtgggggaggggcgaggaaagagttccatatttccactatTTTCTCACCAAAGCTGAGCGGCCTAGCTCTAATTCTAAGCTTATGCCCCCTTGTTCCGCACTCCTCCTCAGCCGAATTCTGTTTATCGACCCTATAGACTCTTCTGATAATctgaaacacctcgatcagatcaccctcaaCCTTCTGTACTCCAGGGAATACACTGGCTCCCGGGGGGGTCACCGAGCACTGGCTCCCGGGGGGTCGCCGAGCACTGGCTCCCGGGGGGGTCACCGAGCACTGGCTCCCGGGGGGGTCACCGAGCACTGGCTCCCGGGGGGGTCACCGAGCACTGGCTCCCGGGGGGGTCACCGAGCACTGGCTCCCGGAGGGGGTCACCGAGCACTGGGTCCCGGAGGGGGGTCACCGAGCACtgggtcccggagggggtcaccgaGCACTGGGTCCCGGAGGGGGGTCACCGAGCACTGGGTCCCGGAGGGGGGTCACCGAGCACTGGGTCCCGGGGGGGGGTCACCGAGCACTGGGTCCCGGGGGGGGGTCACCGAGCACTGGGTCCCGGGGGGGGTCACCGAGCACTGGCTCCCGGAGGGGGGTCACCGAGCACTGGGTCCCGGAGGGGGGTCACCGAGCACTGGGTCCCGGGGGGGGGTCACCGAGCACTGGGTCCCGGGGGGGGGTCACCGAGCACTGGGTCCCGGGGGGGGCACCGAGCACTGGCTCCCGGAGGGGGGTCACCGAGCACTGGGTCCCGGAGGGGGGTCACCGAGCACTGGGTCCCGGAGGGGGGTCACCGAGCACtgggtcccggagggggtcaccgaGCACTGGGTCCCGGGGGGGGGTCACCGAGCACTGGGTCCCGGGGGTCTCCCGAGAACTGGGTCCCGGGGGTCCCTCGAGCACTGGGTCCCGGGGGTGCCCGAGCACTGGGTCCCCGAGCACTGGGTCCCTGAGCACTGGGTCCCGGGGGGGTCCCTGAGCACTGGGTCCCGGGGGGGTCACCGAGCACTGGGTCCCGGGGGGGGTCCCTGAGCACTGGGTCCCGGGGGGGTCCCTGAGCACTGGGTCCCGGGGGGGTCACCGAGCACTGGGTCCCGGGGGGGTCACCGAGCACTGGGTCCCGGGGGGGGTCCCTGAGCACTGGGTCCCGGGGGGGTCACCGAGGTCCCCCAGCACTGGGTTCCGGGAGATCCACTCTTGGTATAATCCCATTCGTTGCCTCACTGAATCAAACGAGCGATGTTCGGGTTTTGAGAGAATGAATGGGGAAAGGCCATTTCCTgtggttggggagtcagtgatgagggaTTGTCAACgatgaaggagggagtgtgggagagagttctTTGTACAGGGGACTGGTCAAGGTGCAGAAAGTAATCTAAAGAATGACTGGAACCTTGGCCTTGATCGCAGGGGGCTGGGATAGAGGGGAGGCAGTGGTGCTTCAATTGCAACGATGCTAcagaaggtgtttgataaagtactatGTGACAGACCTGTTGGTGaaactgaagcccatgggattGTGGGCCAGTGCCTGCGTGGATCTGAAGCAGTCTCAGGGGCAGACCAGgaagcagaggtgaacgggtgtgtTTCAGACGGGAGGGAATCGTACAATGGGTCGTTGTTGGAACCTCTGCTCTTTTTGATACATGTTAATGACATGCACGTGGGTGTACAGAGCatgatttcaaagtttgcagatgacccaaaaCTGGGAAATGCAGTGAACAGTGCGGAGGAGAGCAAGAGGCATCAGGAGGACATCCAcaggctggtgaaataggcagatGCAACTTAACGCAGAGAAacgtaaagtgatacattttgacaggaagaatgagaggcaatagaAAGTAAATGGGACAATGTTAAAGAggcgcaggaacagagagacccggggattcACATCCACCAATGTTTGAAGCTGAGAAGcccgttaaaaagcatatgggattctgggctttacAAATCGAGACACAGAGTTCAAAGGTGTTGGCGAAGGGTTAATCGAATGGGACTGCCACTGATTTCTAGTTATATTCAGTTGATTGTGTTCAACAACTTTCCCATTGGAACTGACGGCCCCAGCAAGTTATTTACCCTTTGACATGAACACATCCTGTGCCAAGGCCCTGGAAGGTTGGAGTTCCCTGCAACCTATCGGGTATTTCACAGGGACACGAGCGGTGTGACAATCTGTAATGGTGACGGTGGTTGTATTGATCAGGCCTAAGCAGCTGTATGCAAATGGCACTTTGCAATGCGGCATCGACTGAAGGAAATGCAGCCCATTGCAAAAGTAACACACACACAGGAAAGCCTTTGATAGTTCCTGAATCCTCCCAGAGAGTGGGTGAGGGCAACGCAgttaatgttgtgtatatggacttacaACAGGTGTTTGATAAAGCGCCACATGCTGGGTttgtcagcaaaattgaagcccattggATAAaaggggcaggtgcagcatgggtacaaaactggctaaaggacagaaaacagcgagttgTGGCGAATGGCTGTTTctgagactggagggaggtatacagtgatactCCCTGGGGTTCAGGGCCACTGCGGTTTTTGATACACAttcatgacttggacttgggggtacagggcacaatttccgaaGTTACAGACGACACAAAacctggaagtgtagtgaacagtgaggaatgcAATAACAGAGCTGAAGGGGATGTGGACAGGACAgacacacggcagatgaaattcaacgcagagaagtgtgaggggatgcattttggtaggaagaatgaggagagagaatACAAGCCAAACGGTGCGATTTTACAGGGGGTGCAAGAACCTGGGGGTGTttctgcacaaatctttgaaggtggcaggacaggttaacaaagcagttaatatggGATCCAGGGCTTTATTCatcgaggcagagagtacaaaccccaggaagttatgctaaaccgatctaaaacacgagttcggccccagctggaggactgtgtccaattctggccaccacactgTGGGAAggctgtgaaggctttggagagggcacagaggagatttactcgaatggttccagggatgaggagagactggagaagctgggattgttctccttggagcagagaaggccaagagtagatttgatcgaggtgtttagaaTCATGAATAGAGTCAATaccgagaaactgtttccactggctgaagggtcagtaaccagacggCACAGATTCAGGGGAGAAATTAGGGGAAatgtttttacacaacgagtggaaagcactgactgaaagggtggtggaagcagattcaaaagggaattggataaatccttGGAAAGGAAATATTTCCTGGTCTGTGGGGACAGAACGGGGgaggggactaattggagagctctttcacagagcaggggggtggtgggggggggtaatGGGAGAGCTCACTCACAGAACAGGGGAGGGGGGTGTAATGGGAGAACTCACTCACAGAACGGGGGGGTAATGGGAGAACTCACTCACAGAATGGGGGGTAATGGGAGAGCTCACTCACAGAACAGGGTGGGGTGTAATGGGAGAACTCACTCACATAACAGGGGGGGGTAATGGGAGAACTCACTCACAGAATGGGGGGTAATGGGAGAGCTCACTCACAGAACGGGGGGGGTTGGGTAATGGGAGAGCTTTTTCAcagagcaggggggtgggggggtaatggGAGAGCTCActcacagagtggggggggggtaatgggagagctcactcacagatcagccatgagctgagtggtagaacagactcgaggggctgaatgtccttctgTTCCGATGTTCGAGGACAGTGTGCTACTCTGGGAGTGTCAGGTTAGTAACCGCCTGCTCCGGTCACATGGGGTTGCATCCCGGTCTCCAGTCTGTCACCCCTCGTGACACCAGCACCCACTGTCCGATTAGGGGCAACTGGACAGGAGCAGACAGACAGCATGTTAAAGGGAACAGTTCTGGGCCAAGAGCTCCGCCCAAACCGTACCCCTGAACCCTGCAAGGACCAGCCCCTCCCGAGCAGTGCAACAGGACCCGGCAGAGTCCCAGAGCCACTCACTTCCTGCCTTGCACATTCTCCAGACCTGTCCCATCTCCGACACTCCAGTCGGACCAGCTCGTGGGCCTccctggcccaggacaccggggagaactcccccggtggtttacatccacctgagagagcagatggggcctagggtttaacgcctcatcagaacgacagcccctctgacagcgcggcgctccctcagtactgcactggagtgtcagcctggattatgtgctcaagtcccaggagtgggactgGGTTGGGAGGGTGCCatcactgagccacatctgatacTGTTGGAGGCGTGTGTCCTCCCAGAGCTGGATGGTGAATTCCTGGGGCTGTGGATTAAATGCCTGTTTGCAGGAAGTGCAACCAATTGGTGTCAttcccacaccctgtgactggggcacTGCAATTGGTCTAACCCAGAGACCTTTGGGCATTGACACACCCCTGACACTCAGACCCAAAACCGTCGCTCCTCACTGACTATTCCTTCACTCTACCCACAACACCAGCCCCTTCGATACCTGCAGTTGTCTTGTCCACTGCCTTGTGCTGAGGGCTTAGGCCTGGGCTTAGGGAGCAGGCCACATTGAGGCCTGTTGCTCAGAGTAAAGGAAGACAGCCTCTTCGTGCCATGTTTTTATAATGAATCTTGCACATGCCCAGTGCAGAAAATGGGAGTGGTTACGGGGGAGGGGCAGGTTCCTGGAGCAGTAACCCAAgctgggctgggggaggggcaggCAAACAGGCTGATGACATTGAGAAAAGAAAGTTTGTGTGGAACACGGGCAGCCAGCTTGCTCCAAATGAATGAGTCTGTGAGCTCTGTAATGGGGCCTCCTGTTGTGTTGTGTGAGCCCTGTGATGGAGCCTGGTGTGTGAGCCCTTTGATGGAGCCTGCTGTGTGGGCCCTGTGATGGAGCCTGGTGTGTGAGCCCTGTGATGGAGGCTGGTATGTGAGCCCTTTGTTGGAGCCTGGTGTGTAGGCCCTGTGATGGAGCCTGGTGTGTGAGCCCTGTGATGGAGGCTGGTGTGTGAGCCCTTTGATGGAGCCTGGTGTGTAGGCCCTGTGATGGAGGCTGGTATGTGAGCCCTGTGATGAAGCCTGGTGTGTGAGCCCTGTCTTGGAGCCTGGTGTGTGAGCCCTGTGATGGAGGCTGGTGTGTGAGCCCTGTGATGGAGGCTGGTATGTGAGTCCTTTGATGGAGCCTGGTGTGTGGGCCCTGTGATGGAGCCTGGTGTGTGAGCCCTGTGATGGAGGCTGGTATGTGAGTCCTTTGATGGAGCCTGGTGTGTGGGCCCTGTGATGGAGGCTGGTATTTGAGCCCTGTGGTGGAGCTTGGTGTGTGAGCCCTGTGATGGAGCTTGGTGTTTAGTCCTGTGATGGAGCTTGGTGTGTGAGCCCTGTGAAGGAGGCTGGTGTGTGAGCTCTGCGATGGAGCCTGGTGTATGAGCTCTGTGATGGAGCCTGGTGTGTGAGCCCTGTGATGGAGCCTGGTGTGTGAGCCCTGTGATGGAGCCTGGTGTGCGAGCCCTGTGATGGAGCCTGGTGTGTGAGCCCTGTGATGGAGCCTGGTGTGTGAGCCCTGTGATGGAGCCTGGTGTGTGAGCCCTGTGATGGAGCCTGGTGTGCGAGCCCTGTGATGGAGCCTGGTGTGTGAGCCCTGTGATGGAGCCTGGTGTGTGAGCCTTGTGATGGAGGCTGGTGTCGTTTGACAGGCTCATGTACAATtattattataggcagtccctcgatgtgaggatgacttgcttccacgctgaaaagggatgagttcacaggtgtttcaatgaaggacctgacattccaggaacTACatcctgaacatagaaacatagaaaataggtgcaggagtaggccattcggcccttcgagcctgcaccactattcaatgagttcatggctgaacatgcaacttcagtaccccattcctgctttctcaccataccccttgatcccccgagtagtgaggacttcatctaactcctttttgaatatatttagtgaattggcctcaacaactttctgtggtagagaattccacaggttcaccactctctgggtgaagaagtttctcctcatctcggtcttaaatggcttaccccttatccttagactgtgacccctggttctggacttccccaacattgggaacattcttcctgcatctaacctgtctaaacctgtcagaattttaaacgtctatgagatcccctctcattcttctgaactccagtgaatacaagcccagttgatccagtctttcttgatatgtcagtcccgccatcccgggaatcagtctggtgaaccttcgctgcactccctcaataacaagaatgtccttcctcaagttaggagaccaaaactgtacacaatactccaagtgtggcctcaccaaggccctgtacatctgtaataacacctccatgcccctgtacttaaatcccctcgctatgaaggccaacatgccatttgctttcttaaccgcctgctgtacctgcatgccaaccttcaatgactgatgtaccatgacacccaggtctcgttgcacctccccttttcctaatctgtcaccattcagataatagtctgtctctctgtttttaccaccaaagtggataacctcacatttatccacattatacttcatctgccatgcatttgcccactcacctaacctatccaagtcactctgcagcctcatagcatcctcctcgcagctcacactgccacccaacttagtgtcatctacaaatttggagatactacatttactgaagggtggaagatgcctgtgtgttgattttttaacgtgtggtggccgttgcacaccaaccaccacacaggcttgacagagctaggtcttggtccagtggcaagggttaatcagatgactggagaccagctctgctgcacgggcctagtgtagcacacatatcgcagtgtgggctggcccttgctgccctgggccctcgcctcttctggccccgaactcacgcctctcctaggccccgatcacattcctctatcgtctctcgccgctccttcgccccgacctcgccgctcctgctgtacctgccctcgctccaatcagcaacctggcttcgcagccgacaCCCTCCTGcagaccacacgctgctccctccaatggccccagtctgctgatggtcttgcaggccgggactgtgctTTAGCCACCTCCTGACAAACAGGCTCTCTATCAGAAAGGCCCAGGAACTGTGATGTTGGTCTTGGGAGCTTGTGACAGGAATCCAAACCACCCCACCCCACAGGGACACAGGGCTCCCTCCCCTGTATTCTAACTGCCTTGGTTGTTTTTTATTCTTCATCTCTTGGATGGAAATAAATCTGGCTTTTAGTGAAACAAACAAAGCTTTACGTGTGATTTGTTGACAAATGACATTCCTTGTCATTTATCACAGTTTGTATTGATGTCGCATctttaatgtcccaaggcactacaAACAACATTTGTCGCCGAGACACatgaggagatgttagggcaggtgaccaacagctgggtcaaagaggtcggttttaagacacgtcttaaaagaggagagagaggcagaggggtttaggcagagggctccagagcttggggcccaggcaacagaaggcacggccaccgatggcagagcgattataatcagtgatgctccgaaggcagaattagaggagcgcagacatctcgagggagttgtggggctggaggagactacagagatagggaggggcgagggccatggagggatttggaaacgaggatgagaattttaaaattgaggcgttgcttaatcgggagccaatgtaggtcagcgagcagaggggtgatgggtgagcggaacttggtgcgagttaggacacaggctgccgacctTGGCTGACCGtaattttatggagggtggaaaatgggaggtcggccaggagtgcgctggtatagtcaagtatagaggtaacaaaggtatgggtgagggcttcagcaacggatgagctgagccaggggcggagacgggtgatgttacagagctggaagtAAGTGGTCTTAGTTATGGTGCAGATAACTACACCAAAATAAGCTGTGTGTGGGGAGTGTCGTGATGTGTGGGGTATCTGGGTGTGGGGAGTATCTAAGCGTGGGGGTTATCTGGGCATGGGGGGCTGGGGTATTGATGTGTGGGGGgtgtaggtgtgtgtggggggtaggtgtgtgagtgtggggtatgtGGGGGAGaatgtgtgtggggtatgtgtggggggagtctgtgtgtgggggggtatgtgtgtgtggggtagtaggtgtgggggcagtgtggtgtcagtgagcggggggtgtggtaggtgtgtgtgtggggtaggtgtatgggggggtatgtgtgtgtgtggtgtatgtgtgtgtggggtgtatgtgtgtggtgtatgtgtgtgtggggtatgtgtgtgtgtggggtatgtgtggggggtatgtgtggggggtgtgtgtgtggggggtatgtgtgtggggtatgtgtgtgtgggggggtatgtgtgtgtgtggagtaggTGTGAGGGGTATGTGGGGGGTATGTGTGAGGGGTATGTatggggggtatgtgtgtgggtgggtatgtgtgtgtggggtgtatgtgtgtggggtatgtgtgtgtggggggtatgtgtgtgtgtggagtatgtgtgaggggtatgtgtggggggtatgtgtgtgtgtggagtatgtatggggggtatgtgtgtgggtgggtatgtgtgtgtggggggtatgtgtgtgggggggtatgtgtgtgtgtggggtatgtgtgggggGTATGTGTGGGGGTTATATGTGGGGTATGTGTGGtgtcagtgagtggggggtgggatggggtgtgTGAGTGGGGCAGTCTGTGGTGACCCAGGACTGTGAGCAActgctcccagtctctccccctcctccgTCACATCATCTCCTGCACCCTTTACAGCCGGGATGTTTTCCCTTCTCCAGCCCCGGCCTGTCACCAGAAGCTTTTCATTAGAACGGTTTAGAATATGGGAATAGGCCGGGGGAGTGTGTGCTGATACGCTGGGCCGGTGTGGGGCTGCTGTGGGGCCGAGTGGTTTAACCCGTGACTGAGTGAGCAGGTGGTGGTTGTGGGCTTGGGCCTGGGGCTGGGCCTAGCCCC from Pristiophorus japonicus isolate sPriJap1 chromosome 24 unlocalized genomic scaffold, sPriJap1.hap1 SUPER_24_unloc_1, whole genome shotgun sequence encodes:
- the LOC139241192 gene encoding volume-regulated anion channel subunit LRRC8D-like produces the protein MITLTELATLSDSQPTHRLLKPWWDVLMDYLVVIMLMVSLLSATLLISKDKVVCLPCDHVQGLNRTARSSSPGTEAPPHGSDSPTASPQSVKHGGPTSSGTPRKPPGSIETRAAPPVRQPKGRGYKTNLDFQQYVYISQVCYQKALPWYSKYFPYVALVHTIILMVSGNFWFKFPKTSSKVEHFVSILGKCFESPWTTKAVSETANEDSENSQHRTKMFKSVTLEPSENSDTCSSLTSCPEVTFEPPVTGSPSMNILGKQDGEQAKALFEKVRKFRAHTEDGDLIYKFYVGQTVVKALKFMIILSYTFTFVNSITFEHICKPKIKNVTGYSVFFCTHSMAYMLRKLLISYIILIALYGLVCLYTLFWLFRGSLKEYSFEKVREESNFSDIPDVKNDFAFLLHMVDQYDQLYSKRFAIFLSEGCESKLLEMNLNHEWTYEKLRQHVSKNVQGKLELQLFMLSGIPKAVFDMSDLEVLKLELIPDVRLPAKISQMVALKELYLYHCPAKVDQIAFNFLRDHLHILHVKFTDIGEIPLWVYSLKNLVELHLSGNLNSETNKAIGLESLKELRHLKILILKSNLSKIPTNVMELATHLSKLVIQNDGTKLLVLNNLKKLANLSELELQNCELDRIPHAIFSLASLHKLDLKSNNIQSIEEIISFQHLKRLSCLKLWHNSILSIPTTISLIKNLEQLFLSNNKLESLPNALFTLRKLRYLDLSHNLLTAVPPDIHLLQNLQQFFITKNKVETLSVQLFQCLKLKTLYMGQNCITYIPPEIGQLTQLTYLELKGNHLERIPPQIGDCVLLKKTNLIVEDLLFDRLPIDVKDNLTEQDFASVV